The genomic segment TGCCCGGCTATTCCGGGAATTCCTGGCCGACAACGTCAAATAGCGCAGGTCCGGAACCCGGTAAACACATCGCTGCGAAACGGCAGGTAAGCCTGCCGGTAGGTGCCTCGAATCAGGTTGGATGACGTGGCACAGCTGCCACCCTTGGTGACCTTATGGGTGGCAAACTGCAAGGTGGACATAAACGGGTACATGTCCACCTTGAAACCGTCATAGGGCAAGAAGTCGTTGGTGGTCCACTCCCACACCGCACCGATCATCTGCCGGCAACCCGACCGGCTGGCCCCGGCGGGATAGTCGAACACCGGATTCCGGGCCATGGTGCGGCCGTCCAAATCCGCCCTTGAACTGTCCGGGGCGTCATTGCCCCAGGGATAACGGCGGAACGGTTCCCCGGGCTTGTTGCCCAGCGCTGCCACTTCCCATTCATACTCCGTCGGCAACCGACGCCCCGCCCACTTGCAGTACGCCTCCGCTTCCCAATAGGTCACATGGGTAACCGGCGCATCCGGCTCCAGGGCCAGCCACTGGTCGAACACCCGCTCTTGCCACTGGCCGTCATGCCAGCGCCAGTACAACGGGTGCCGGGGTACATGCATCAGGGGTTCCGTTACACCGTACACCAGGCTGACATCCTGCTCAGACTCCAGCCATTTCCTGCCACCGAACGACCACAACTCCGGCCGCTGGTAACCGCAATCGTCCACAAACGCCTGAAACTCCCGATTGCTCACCAGCGTACGACTGATGGCGAACGTCGGTAGTTCAATCTCGAAGCGGGGTTTCTCGGCATCAAAGGCA from the Marinobacter sp. LQ44 genome contains:
- the senA gene encoding selenoneine synthase SenA; protein product: MVAQVKKLQLLDELELARSRTEQLICTLPEQQLDVPYHPGVNPPLWEMGHSAFFYEVFVFNLLDGSPSYDPAMDDLWDSFHVDHKDRWRRDLFPGREETLTYFNAIYDRVAERIKSRELTERELYLYRYAIYHQNMHIESLIWCRQTVGYPAPVDFKADRPSPGEAIAEDAEIPAGRWVIGMPGESEQFATEDFAFDAEKPRFEIELPTFAISRTLVSNREFQAFVDDCGYQRPELWSFGGRKWLESEQDVSLVYGVTEPLMHVPRHPLYWRWHDGQWQERVFDQWLALEPDAPVTHVTYWEAEAYCKWAGRRLPTEYEWEVAALGNKPGEPFRRYPWGNDAPDSSRADLDGRTMARNPVFDYPAGASRSGCRQMIGAVWEWTTNDFLPYDGFKVDMYPFMSTLQFATHKVTKGGSCATSSNLIRGTYRQAYLPFRSDVFTGFRTCAI